One stretch of Bombus terrestris chromosome 5, iyBomTerr1.2, whole genome shotgun sequence DNA includes these proteins:
- the LOC100643361 gene encoding metastasis-associated protein MTA2 isoform X2, which yields MPMPAEYHENHGNHENANFALGATQDASNMTANMYRVGDYVYFETSSTSPYQIRRIEELNKTASGNVEAKVMCFFRRRDLPSTLIMLADKHQLANAEQQRSESPANMQNQKLENPDTTKEMTNKDGIGPKVMNKGGGKGGWLKAPLSEAQEPHGMEENVVGAGGVTELSSKQRHQMKHRELFLSRQVETMPATHIRGKCCVTLLNETESLLSYLNKEDSFFYCLVFDPAQRTLLADKGEIRVGSRYQADGIAPAPLTPAERESDPRRLQDLETLVWTPRHSLTDRQIDQFLVVSRSVGTFARALDCSSSVKQPSLHMSAAAASRDITLFHAMDTLHRHNYDIAKAMSSLVPSTGPVLCRDEMEEWSASEANLFEEALDKYGKDFSDIRQDFLPWKTLKNVIEYYYMWKTTDRYVQQKRVKAVEAESKLKQVYIPNYNKTTPPTTAPSAATIVPLGNSNSNSNGKPTNVLNGNSNGNMTTDNSGILMVGVSGKPCESCQVMQSPQWYAWGPSHMQCRLCQSCWTYWKKYGGLKVPSRMDDVDLERKRGGTGSDEESKGIGGAHRPHRCSIPSCGKEFKLKAHLSRHYASAHGVDLRGSGASGGGGGGSPRPVMKTRSAFYLRTSALARAARRLCAAQLRTRHAARAPHQPINAAPLRHLCASPQLTSKSPAELRILARAVRPRPRPRVTDIATRLGDHPAPRQPGDWDWLALTAPAQRKQPDRVSFPRPPKAPDGSLLYERVPNKSEVDRLTVTPPQPQPSMQVQQTIMKRPRPPFDEINGSDGIALSAGLPGGPPAKRAHHSQQLHPKHTLEHTAPAVLPLAPPLNGRAAHPHTLPHGPPLSRSNARKQVISWMDAPDDVYFRASDQTKRLRRTLSSADLRRAARKPWRRLQAPLHPPHPQRAVRGDDMVVILD from the exons ATGCCGATGCCGGCCGAATACCACGAGAACCACGGTAACCACGAGAACGCTAATTTCGCTCTCGGGGCCACACAGGACGCCAGCAACATGACGGCCAACATGTACCGGGTGGGAG attatgtatattttgaaacatCTTCCACATCTCCCTACCAGATAAGAAGGATAGAAGAATTGAATAAg ACAGCAAGTGGAAATGTTGAAGCAAAAGTCATGTGCTTCTTTAGGCGGAGGGATTTGCCATCTACATTAATTATGCTTGCAGATAAGCATCAGT TGGCAAATGCGGAGCAGCAGAGGTCAGAATCCCCTGCAAACATGCAGAATCAGAAACTGGAGAATCCAGATACTACTAAGGAAATGACTAATAAAGATGGGATCGGGCCCAAAGTGATGAACAAAGGGGGCGGGAAGGGGGGCTGGCTGAAAGCCCCACTGTCAGAGGCCCAAGAGCCTCATG GGATGGAAGAAAATGTAGTTGGTGCTGGAGGAGTTACAGAATTAAGTTCTAAGCAACGTCATCAAATGAAGCACAGAGAACTGTTTCTATCGCGTCAGGTGGAAACAATGCCTGCAACTCATATAAGAGGCAAATGCTGTGTGACGTTATTAAATGAAACAGAATCTTTACTAAGCTATTTAAACAAAGAGGACTCTTTCTTCTATTGCTTAGTATTTGATCCTGCTCAACGTACTTTGCTTGCTGACAAAG GTGAAATTAGAGTAGGTAGTAGATATCAGGCTGATGGAATAGCACCAGCTCCACTGACACCTGCTGAAAGAGAGTCAGATCCTCGTAGGTTGCAAGATTTAGAAACGTTGGTTTGGACGCCACGGCATTCATTAACAGACCGTCAAATTGATCAATTCCTTGTTGTCAGTAGATCTGTAGGCACATTTGCAAGAGCTTTAGACTGTTCATCTTCAGTTAAACAACCATCATTACACATGTCTGCAGCAGCTGCATCTAGAGACATTACTCTT TTCCATGCAATGGATACTTTACATCGGCACAATTATGATATTGCAAAAGCTATGTCATCTTTAGTACCCAGCACTGGTCCAGTATTATGCAGAGACGAAATGGAAGAGTGGAGTGCATCTGAAGCAAATCTTTTTGAAGAAGCCCTTGATAAGTATGGAAAGGATTTTTCTGATATACGTCAAGACTTT TTACCATGGAAAACATTAAAGAACGttatcgaatattattatatgtggAAGACAACCGATAGATACGTACAACAAAAAAGGGTGAAAGCTGTAGAAGCTGAAAGTAAATTAAAACAGGTTTATATACCAAACTACAATAAAACAACTCCACCTACAACTGCCCCTTCTGCAGCAACAATTGTACCTCttggtaatagtaatagtaacagTAATGGGAAACCAACGAATGTTCTCAACGGTAATAGTAATGGTAATATGACAACTGATAATAGCGGAATATTGATGGTTGGAGTTAGTGGAAAACCATGTGAAAGTTGTCAAGTAATGCAAAGTCCACAGTGGTATGCTTGGGGTCCATCACACATGCAATGTCGTCTTTGTCAGTCTTGTTGGACATATTGGAAGAAATATGGCGGTTTAAAG GTTCCATCGCGTATGGACGATGTTGAtttggaaagaaaaagaggtgGCACTGGTTCAGATGAAGAAAGTAAAGGAATAGGCGGTGCTCATAGACCTCATCGATGTAGCATTCCTTCTTGTGGTAAAGAGTTCAAGCTCAAAGCACATCTAAGTCGTCATTACGCAAGTGCTCATGGCGTTGATCTACGTGGAAGTGGAGCAAGtggaggtggtggcggtggATCTCCCAGACCTGTGATGAAAACTCGATCAGCGTTTTATTTGCGTACTTCAGCATTGGCGCGAGCTGCACGACGATTATGTGCAGCGCAATTACGCACACGTCATGCAGCGCGAGCACCTCATCAACCTATAAATGCAGCACCATTACGACACCTTTGCGCCTCTCCTCAATTAACATCAAAAAGCCCTGCGGAGTTACGTATTTTAGCACGTGCTGTACGACCTCGACCTCGTCCTCGTGTAACCGATATAGCAACGCGTTTAGGTGATCATCCTGCTCCACGACAACCTGGAGATTGGGATTGGTTAGCCCTTACAGCACCAGCACAACGAAAACAACCAGATCGGGTTTCTTTCCCTAGACCACCAAAAGCACCAG ATGGAAGTCTTTTGTATGAAAGGGTACCAAATAAATCTGAAGTAGATAGACTGACGGTAACTCCACCTCAACCACAACCTAGTATGCAGGTTCAACAAACGATAATGAAACGCCCGAGACCTCCATTCGATGAAATCAACGGGTCAGATG GTATTGCCCTAAGTGCAGGGCTCCCTGGTGGACCACCTGCAAAAAGGGCCCATCATTCTCAGCAGCTCCATCCAAAGCATACTTTGGAACACACAGCACCTGCTGTTCTTCCCCTAGCACCACCTCTGAATGGAAGAGCTGCTCATCCTCATACTCTGCCACATGGTCCACCACTATCTAGAAGTAATGCCCGTAAACAAGTGATTTCATGGATGGATGCACCTGACGACGTTTACTTTCGTGCTTCAGATCAGACAAA AAGACTTAGAAGAACCCTTTCATCGGCTGATCTTCGAAGGGCAGCACGCAAACCTTGGCGTAGATTACAAGCTCCTTTACATCCTCCTCATCCACAGAGAGCAGTACGTGGAGATGACATGGTGGTCATCCTGGACTGA
- the LOC100643361 gene encoding metastasis-associated protein MTA3 isoform X1 translates to MPMPAEYHENHGNHENANFALGATQDASNMTANMYRVGDYVYFETSSTSPYQIRRIEELNKTASGNVEAKVMCFFRRRDLPSTLIMLADKHQLANAEQQRSESPANMQNQKLENPDTTKEMTNKDGIGPKVMNKGGGKGGWLKAPLSEAQEPHGMEENVVGAGGVTELSSKQRHQMKHRELFLSRQVETMPATHIRGKCCVTLLNETESLLSYLNKEDSFFYCLVFDPAQRTLLADKGEIRVGSRYQADGIAPAPLTPAERESDPRRLQDLETLVWTPRHSLTDRQIDQFLVVSRSVGTFARALDCSSSVKQPSLHMSAAAASRDITLFHAMDTLHRHNYDIAKAMSSLVPSTGPVLCRDEMEEWSASEANLFEEALDKYGKDFSDIRQDFLPWKTLKNVIEYYYMWKTTDRYVQQKRVKAVEAESKLKQVYIPNYNKTTPPTTAPSAATIVPLGNSNSNSNGKPTNVLNGNSNGNMTTDNSGILMVGVSGKPCESCQVMQSPQWYAWGPSHMQCRLCQSCWTYWKKYGGLKVPSRMDDVDLERKRGGTGSDEESKGIGGAHRPHRCSIPSCGKEFKLKAHLSRHYASAHGVDLRGSGASGGGGGGSPRPVMKTRSAFYLRTSALARAARRLCAAQLRTRHAARAPHQPINAAPLRHLCASPQLTSKSPAELRILARAVRPRPRPRVTDIATRLGDHPAPRQPGDWDWLALTAPAQRKQPDRVSFPRPPKAPDGSLLYERVPNKSEVDRLTVTPPQPQPSMQVQQTIMKRPRPPFDEINGSDGFYSDVDWDEGIALSAGLPGGPPAKRAHHSQQLHPKHTLEHTAPAVLPLAPPLNGRAAHPHTLPHGPPLSRSNARKQVISWMDAPDDVYFRASDQTKRLRRTLSSADLRRAARKPWRRLQAPLHPPHPQRAVRGDDMVVILD, encoded by the exons ATGCCGATGCCGGCCGAATACCACGAGAACCACGGTAACCACGAGAACGCTAATTTCGCTCTCGGGGCCACACAGGACGCCAGCAACATGACGGCCAACATGTACCGGGTGGGAG attatgtatattttgaaacatCTTCCACATCTCCCTACCAGATAAGAAGGATAGAAGAATTGAATAAg ACAGCAAGTGGAAATGTTGAAGCAAAAGTCATGTGCTTCTTTAGGCGGAGGGATTTGCCATCTACATTAATTATGCTTGCAGATAAGCATCAGT TGGCAAATGCGGAGCAGCAGAGGTCAGAATCCCCTGCAAACATGCAGAATCAGAAACTGGAGAATCCAGATACTACTAAGGAAATGACTAATAAAGATGGGATCGGGCCCAAAGTGATGAACAAAGGGGGCGGGAAGGGGGGCTGGCTGAAAGCCCCACTGTCAGAGGCCCAAGAGCCTCATG GGATGGAAGAAAATGTAGTTGGTGCTGGAGGAGTTACAGAATTAAGTTCTAAGCAACGTCATCAAATGAAGCACAGAGAACTGTTTCTATCGCGTCAGGTGGAAACAATGCCTGCAACTCATATAAGAGGCAAATGCTGTGTGACGTTATTAAATGAAACAGAATCTTTACTAAGCTATTTAAACAAAGAGGACTCTTTCTTCTATTGCTTAGTATTTGATCCTGCTCAACGTACTTTGCTTGCTGACAAAG GTGAAATTAGAGTAGGTAGTAGATATCAGGCTGATGGAATAGCACCAGCTCCACTGACACCTGCTGAAAGAGAGTCAGATCCTCGTAGGTTGCAAGATTTAGAAACGTTGGTTTGGACGCCACGGCATTCATTAACAGACCGTCAAATTGATCAATTCCTTGTTGTCAGTAGATCTGTAGGCACATTTGCAAGAGCTTTAGACTGTTCATCTTCAGTTAAACAACCATCATTACACATGTCTGCAGCAGCTGCATCTAGAGACATTACTCTT TTCCATGCAATGGATACTTTACATCGGCACAATTATGATATTGCAAAAGCTATGTCATCTTTAGTACCCAGCACTGGTCCAGTATTATGCAGAGACGAAATGGAAGAGTGGAGTGCATCTGAAGCAAATCTTTTTGAAGAAGCCCTTGATAAGTATGGAAAGGATTTTTCTGATATACGTCAAGACTTT TTACCATGGAAAACATTAAAGAACGttatcgaatattattatatgtggAAGACAACCGATAGATACGTACAACAAAAAAGGGTGAAAGCTGTAGAAGCTGAAAGTAAATTAAAACAGGTTTATATACCAAACTACAATAAAACAACTCCACCTACAACTGCCCCTTCTGCAGCAACAATTGTACCTCttggtaatagtaatagtaacagTAATGGGAAACCAACGAATGTTCTCAACGGTAATAGTAATGGTAATATGACAACTGATAATAGCGGAATATTGATGGTTGGAGTTAGTGGAAAACCATGTGAAAGTTGTCAAGTAATGCAAAGTCCACAGTGGTATGCTTGGGGTCCATCACACATGCAATGTCGTCTTTGTCAGTCTTGTTGGACATATTGGAAGAAATATGGCGGTTTAAAG GTTCCATCGCGTATGGACGATGTTGAtttggaaagaaaaagaggtgGCACTGGTTCAGATGAAGAAAGTAAAGGAATAGGCGGTGCTCATAGACCTCATCGATGTAGCATTCCTTCTTGTGGTAAAGAGTTCAAGCTCAAAGCACATCTAAGTCGTCATTACGCAAGTGCTCATGGCGTTGATCTACGTGGAAGTGGAGCAAGtggaggtggtggcggtggATCTCCCAGACCTGTGATGAAAACTCGATCAGCGTTTTATTTGCGTACTTCAGCATTGGCGCGAGCTGCACGACGATTATGTGCAGCGCAATTACGCACACGTCATGCAGCGCGAGCACCTCATCAACCTATAAATGCAGCACCATTACGACACCTTTGCGCCTCTCCTCAATTAACATCAAAAAGCCCTGCGGAGTTACGTATTTTAGCACGTGCTGTACGACCTCGACCTCGTCCTCGTGTAACCGATATAGCAACGCGTTTAGGTGATCATCCTGCTCCACGACAACCTGGAGATTGGGATTGGTTAGCCCTTACAGCACCAGCACAACGAAAACAACCAGATCGGGTTTCTTTCCCTAGACCACCAAAAGCACCAG ATGGAAGTCTTTTGTATGAAAGGGTACCAAATAAATCTGAAGTAGATAGACTGACGGTAACTCCACCTCAACCACAACCTAGTATGCAGGTTCAACAAACGATAATGAAACGCCCGAGACCTCCATTCGATGAAATCAACGGGTCAGATG GCTTCTACTCTGATGTGGATTGGGATGAAG GTATTGCCCTAAGTGCAGGGCTCCCTGGTGGACCACCTGCAAAAAGGGCCCATCATTCTCAGCAGCTCCATCCAAAGCATACTTTGGAACACACAGCACCTGCTGTTCTTCCCCTAGCACCACCTCTGAATGGAAGAGCTGCTCATCCTCATACTCTGCCACATGGTCCACCACTATCTAGAAGTAATGCCCGTAAACAAGTGATTTCATGGATGGATGCACCTGACGACGTTTACTTTCGTGCTTCAGATCAGACAAA AAGACTTAGAAGAACCCTTTCATCGGCTGATCTTCGAAGGGCAGCACGCAAACCTTGGCGTAGATTACAAGCTCCTTTACATCCTCCTCATCCACAGAGAGCAGTACGTGGAGATGACATGGTGGTCATCCTGGACTGA
- the LOC100643361 gene encoding metastasis-associated protein MTA3 isoform X3, translating into MPMPAEYHENHGNHENANFALGATQDASNMTANMYRVGDYVYFETSSTSPYQIRRIEELNKTASGNVEAKVMCFFRRRDLPSTLIMLADKHQWMEENVVGAGGVTELSSKQRHQMKHRELFLSRQVETMPATHIRGKCCVTLLNETESLLSYLNKEDSFFYCLVFDPAQRTLLADKGEIRVGSRYQADGIAPAPLTPAERESDPRRLQDLETLVWTPRHSLTDRQIDQFLVVSRSVGTFARALDCSSSVKQPSLHMSAAAASRDITLFHAMDTLHRHNYDIAKAMSSLVPSTGPVLCRDEMEEWSASEANLFEEALDKYGKDFSDIRQDFLPWKTLKNVIEYYYMWKTTDRYVQQKRVKAVEAESKLKQVYIPNYNKTTPPTTAPSAATIVPLGNSNSNSNGKPTNVLNGNSNGNMTTDNSGILMVGVSGKPCESCQVMQSPQWYAWGPSHMQCRLCQSCWTYWKKYGGLKVPSRMDDVDLERKRGGTGSDEESKGIGGAHRPHRCSIPSCGKEFKLKAHLSRHYASAHGVDLRGSGASGGGGGGSPRPVMKTRSAFYLRTSALARAARRLCAAQLRTRHAARAPHQPINAAPLRHLCASPQLTSKSPAELRILARAVRPRPRPRVTDIATRLGDHPAPRQPGDWDWLALTAPAQRKQPDRVSFPRPPKAPDGSLLYERVPNKSEVDRLTVTPPQPQPSMQVQQTIMKRPRPPFDEINGSDGFYSDVDWDEGIALSAGLPGGPPAKRAHHSQQLHPKHTLEHTAPAVLPLAPPLNGRAAHPHTLPHGPPLSRSNARKQVISWMDAPDDVYFRASDQTKRLRRTLSSADLRRAARKPWRRLQAPLHPPHPQRAVRGDDMVVILD; encoded by the exons ATGCCGATGCCGGCCGAATACCACGAGAACCACGGTAACCACGAGAACGCTAATTTCGCTCTCGGGGCCACACAGGACGCCAGCAACATGACGGCCAACATGTACCGGGTGGGAG attatgtatattttgaaacatCTTCCACATCTCCCTACCAGATAAGAAGGATAGAAGAATTGAATAAg ACAGCAAGTGGAAATGTTGAAGCAAAAGTCATGTGCTTCTTTAGGCGGAGGGATTTGCCATCTACATTAATTATGCTTGCAGATAAGCATCAGT GGATGGAAGAAAATGTAGTTGGTGCTGGAGGAGTTACAGAATTAAGTTCTAAGCAACGTCATCAAATGAAGCACAGAGAACTGTTTCTATCGCGTCAGGTGGAAACAATGCCTGCAACTCATATAAGAGGCAAATGCTGTGTGACGTTATTAAATGAAACAGAATCTTTACTAAGCTATTTAAACAAAGAGGACTCTTTCTTCTATTGCTTAGTATTTGATCCTGCTCAACGTACTTTGCTTGCTGACAAAG GTGAAATTAGAGTAGGTAGTAGATATCAGGCTGATGGAATAGCACCAGCTCCACTGACACCTGCTGAAAGAGAGTCAGATCCTCGTAGGTTGCAAGATTTAGAAACGTTGGTTTGGACGCCACGGCATTCATTAACAGACCGTCAAATTGATCAATTCCTTGTTGTCAGTAGATCTGTAGGCACATTTGCAAGAGCTTTAGACTGTTCATCTTCAGTTAAACAACCATCATTACACATGTCTGCAGCAGCTGCATCTAGAGACATTACTCTT TTCCATGCAATGGATACTTTACATCGGCACAATTATGATATTGCAAAAGCTATGTCATCTTTAGTACCCAGCACTGGTCCAGTATTATGCAGAGACGAAATGGAAGAGTGGAGTGCATCTGAAGCAAATCTTTTTGAAGAAGCCCTTGATAAGTATGGAAAGGATTTTTCTGATATACGTCAAGACTTT TTACCATGGAAAACATTAAAGAACGttatcgaatattattatatgtggAAGACAACCGATAGATACGTACAACAAAAAAGGGTGAAAGCTGTAGAAGCTGAAAGTAAATTAAAACAGGTTTATATACCAAACTACAATAAAACAACTCCACCTACAACTGCCCCTTCTGCAGCAACAATTGTACCTCttggtaatagtaatagtaacagTAATGGGAAACCAACGAATGTTCTCAACGGTAATAGTAATGGTAATATGACAACTGATAATAGCGGAATATTGATGGTTGGAGTTAGTGGAAAACCATGTGAAAGTTGTCAAGTAATGCAAAGTCCACAGTGGTATGCTTGGGGTCCATCACACATGCAATGTCGTCTTTGTCAGTCTTGTTGGACATATTGGAAGAAATATGGCGGTTTAAAG GTTCCATCGCGTATGGACGATGTTGAtttggaaagaaaaagaggtgGCACTGGTTCAGATGAAGAAAGTAAAGGAATAGGCGGTGCTCATAGACCTCATCGATGTAGCATTCCTTCTTGTGGTAAAGAGTTCAAGCTCAAAGCACATCTAAGTCGTCATTACGCAAGTGCTCATGGCGTTGATCTACGTGGAAGTGGAGCAAGtggaggtggtggcggtggATCTCCCAGACCTGTGATGAAAACTCGATCAGCGTTTTATTTGCGTACTTCAGCATTGGCGCGAGCTGCACGACGATTATGTGCAGCGCAATTACGCACACGTCATGCAGCGCGAGCACCTCATCAACCTATAAATGCAGCACCATTACGACACCTTTGCGCCTCTCCTCAATTAACATCAAAAAGCCCTGCGGAGTTACGTATTTTAGCACGTGCTGTACGACCTCGACCTCGTCCTCGTGTAACCGATATAGCAACGCGTTTAGGTGATCATCCTGCTCCACGACAACCTGGAGATTGGGATTGGTTAGCCCTTACAGCACCAGCACAACGAAAACAACCAGATCGGGTTTCTTTCCCTAGACCACCAAAAGCACCAG ATGGAAGTCTTTTGTATGAAAGGGTACCAAATAAATCTGAAGTAGATAGACTGACGGTAACTCCACCTCAACCACAACCTAGTATGCAGGTTCAACAAACGATAATGAAACGCCCGAGACCTCCATTCGATGAAATCAACGGGTCAGATG GCTTCTACTCTGATGTGGATTGGGATGAAG GTATTGCCCTAAGTGCAGGGCTCCCTGGTGGACCACCTGCAAAAAGGGCCCATCATTCTCAGCAGCTCCATCCAAAGCATACTTTGGAACACACAGCACCTGCTGTTCTTCCCCTAGCACCACCTCTGAATGGAAGAGCTGCTCATCCTCATACTCTGCCACATGGTCCACCACTATCTAGAAGTAATGCCCGTAAACAAGTGATTTCATGGATGGATGCACCTGACGACGTTTACTTTCGTGCTTCAGATCAGACAAA AAGACTTAGAAGAACCCTTTCATCGGCTGATCTTCGAAGGGCAGCACGCAAACCTTGGCGTAGATTACAAGCTCCTTTACATCCTCCTCATCCACAGAGAGCAGTACGTGGAGATGACATGGTGGTCATCCTGGACTGA
- the LOC100643361 gene encoding metastasis-associated protein MTA3 isoform X4: MPMPAEYHENHGNHENANFALGATQDASNMTANMYRVGDYVYFETSSTSPYQIRRIEELNKTASGNVEAKVMCFFRRRDLPSTLIMLADKHQLANAEQQRSESPANMQNQKLENPDTTKEMTNKDGIGPKVMNKGGGKGGWLKAPLSEAQEPHGMEENVVGAGGVTELSSKQRHQMKHRELFLSRQVETMPATHIRGKCCVTLLNETESLLSYLNKEDSFFYCLVFDPAQRTLLADKGEIRVGSRYQADGIAPAPLTPAERESDPRRLQDLETLVWTPRHSLTDRQIDQFLVVSRSVGTFARALDCSSSVKQPSLHMSAAAASRDITLFHAMDTLHRHNYDIAKAMSSLVPSTGPVLCRDEMEEWSASEANLFEEALDKYGKDFSDIRQDFLPWKTLKNVIEYYYMWKTTDRYVQQKRVKAVEAESKLKQVYIPNYNKTTPPTTAPSAATIVPLGNSNSNSNGKPTNVLNGNSNGNMTTDNSGILMVGVSGKPCESCQVMQSPQWYAWGPSHMQCRLCQSCWTYWKKYGGLKVPSRMDDVDLERKRGGTGSDEESKGIGGAHRPHRCSIPSCGKEFKLKAHLSRHYASAHGVDLRGSGASGGGGGGSPRPVMKTRSAFYLRTSALARAARRLCAAQLRTRHAARAPHQPINAAPLRHLCASPQLTSKSPAELRILARAVRPRPRPRVTDIATRLGDHPAPRQPGDWDWLALTAPAQRKQPDRVSFPRPPKAPDGSLLYERVPNKSEVDRLTVTPPQPQPSMQVQQTIMKRPRPPFDEINGSDGKIIECLRALSIQPIKQIIKIIKLNSLTFVPKEYTSSV, from the exons ATGCCGATGCCGGCCGAATACCACGAGAACCACGGTAACCACGAGAACGCTAATTTCGCTCTCGGGGCCACACAGGACGCCAGCAACATGACGGCCAACATGTACCGGGTGGGAG attatgtatattttgaaacatCTTCCACATCTCCCTACCAGATAAGAAGGATAGAAGAATTGAATAAg ACAGCAAGTGGAAATGTTGAAGCAAAAGTCATGTGCTTCTTTAGGCGGAGGGATTTGCCATCTACATTAATTATGCTTGCAGATAAGCATCAGT TGGCAAATGCGGAGCAGCAGAGGTCAGAATCCCCTGCAAACATGCAGAATCAGAAACTGGAGAATCCAGATACTACTAAGGAAATGACTAATAAAGATGGGATCGGGCCCAAAGTGATGAACAAAGGGGGCGGGAAGGGGGGCTGGCTGAAAGCCCCACTGTCAGAGGCCCAAGAGCCTCATG GGATGGAAGAAAATGTAGTTGGTGCTGGAGGAGTTACAGAATTAAGTTCTAAGCAACGTCATCAAATGAAGCACAGAGAACTGTTTCTATCGCGTCAGGTGGAAACAATGCCTGCAACTCATATAAGAGGCAAATGCTGTGTGACGTTATTAAATGAAACAGAATCTTTACTAAGCTATTTAAACAAAGAGGACTCTTTCTTCTATTGCTTAGTATTTGATCCTGCTCAACGTACTTTGCTTGCTGACAAAG GTGAAATTAGAGTAGGTAGTAGATATCAGGCTGATGGAATAGCACCAGCTCCACTGACACCTGCTGAAAGAGAGTCAGATCCTCGTAGGTTGCAAGATTTAGAAACGTTGGTTTGGACGCCACGGCATTCATTAACAGACCGTCAAATTGATCAATTCCTTGTTGTCAGTAGATCTGTAGGCACATTTGCAAGAGCTTTAGACTGTTCATCTTCAGTTAAACAACCATCATTACACATGTCTGCAGCAGCTGCATCTAGAGACATTACTCTT TTCCATGCAATGGATACTTTACATCGGCACAATTATGATATTGCAAAAGCTATGTCATCTTTAGTACCCAGCACTGGTCCAGTATTATGCAGAGACGAAATGGAAGAGTGGAGTGCATCTGAAGCAAATCTTTTTGAAGAAGCCCTTGATAAGTATGGAAAGGATTTTTCTGATATACGTCAAGACTTT TTACCATGGAAAACATTAAAGAACGttatcgaatattattatatgtggAAGACAACCGATAGATACGTACAACAAAAAAGGGTGAAAGCTGTAGAAGCTGAAAGTAAATTAAAACAGGTTTATATACCAAACTACAATAAAACAACTCCACCTACAACTGCCCCTTCTGCAGCAACAATTGTACCTCttggtaatagtaatagtaacagTAATGGGAAACCAACGAATGTTCTCAACGGTAATAGTAATGGTAATATGACAACTGATAATAGCGGAATATTGATGGTTGGAGTTAGTGGAAAACCATGTGAAAGTTGTCAAGTAATGCAAAGTCCACAGTGGTATGCTTGGGGTCCATCACACATGCAATGTCGTCTTTGTCAGTCTTGTTGGACATATTGGAAGAAATATGGCGGTTTAAAG GTTCCATCGCGTATGGACGATGTTGAtttggaaagaaaaagaggtgGCACTGGTTCAGATGAAGAAAGTAAAGGAATAGGCGGTGCTCATAGACCTCATCGATGTAGCATTCCTTCTTGTGGTAAAGAGTTCAAGCTCAAAGCACATCTAAGTCGTCATTACGCAAGTGCTCATGGCGTTGATCTACGTGGAAGTGGAGCAAGtggaggtggtggcggtggATCTCCCAGACCTGTGATGAAAACTCGATCAGCGTTTTATTTGCGTACTTCAGCATTGGCGCGAGCTGCACGACGATTATGTGCAGCGCAATTACGCACACGTCATGCAGCGCGAGCACCTCATCAACCTATAAATGCAGCACCATTACGACACCTTTGCGCCTCTCCTCAATTAACATCAAAAAGCCCTGCGGAGTTACGTATTTTAGCACGTGCTGTACGACCTCGACCTCGTCCTCGTGTAACCGATATAGCAACGCGTTTAGGTGATCATCCTGCTCCACGACAACCTGGAGATTGGGATTGGTTAGCCCTTACAGCACCAGCACAACGAAAACAACCAGATCGGGTTTCTTTCCCTAGACCACCAAAAGCACCAG ATGGAAGTCTTTTGTATGAAAGGGTACCAAATAAATCTGAAGTAGATAGACTGACGGTAACTCCACCTCAACCACAACCTAGTATGCAGGTTCAACAAACGATAATGAAACGCCCGAGACCTCCATTCGATGAAATCAACGGGTCAGATG GTAAAATAATTGAGTGCCTAAGAGCTTTAAGTATTCAaccaataaaacaaataatcaaaattattaaattgaacagtTTAACATTTGTTCCAAAGGAATACACATCATCGgtttaa